A genomic segment from Fundulus heteroclitus isolate FHET01 chromosome 6, MU-UCD_Fhet_4.1, whole genome shotgun sequence encodes:
- the LOC105917157 gene encoding putative ferric-chelate reductase 1 — protein MARTMIQLIATMMVVLTLDFQPVLSQVNITRTGCGMSKFCLEEPQACDPASNATCLFGSLKPTALNVPNGLDVSFELSGNSSGYIAVGLTQDLSMGSTMLFICGNNGTFFTASMTSNNTNPNEPLGMLMMNMTDIANSTEGENIKCTFNVAGLNATSSQTRAAADSTFFVVIGSGMITGDRLGPFTSARNSSAIDLSAFLPNSTNTTTPSSGANHPLYSNAVLPLLSFLTLSILKFA, from the exons ATGGCACGTACAATGATCCAGCTTATCGCCACAATGATGGTTGTCCTGACTCTGGATTTTCAGCCAGTTTTGTCACAG GTCAACATCACCAGGACAGGATGTGGCATGTCCAAATTTTGCTTGGAGGAGCCTCAAGCCTGTGACCCCGCCTCAAACGCCACATGTCTTTTTGGCTCTCTGAAGCCCACCGCCCTGAACGTCCCGAACGGCCTTGACGTGTCCTTCGAACTCAGCGGGAACTCTTCGGGATACATCGCTGTAGGTCTCACCCAGGATCTATCTATG GGCTCCACCATGCTTTTTATCTGTGGTAACAACGGGACTTTCTTCACCGCGTCAATGACTTCTAACAACACCAACCCCAACGAGCCACTGGGCATGCTGATGATG AACATGACAGACATTGCGAACAGCACGGAGGGTGAAAACATCAAGTGTACGTTTAACGTTGCTGGTCTGAATGCCACCAGCTCACAAACCAGGGCCGCCGCAGACAGCACCTTTTTTGTGGTCATCGGGTCTGGAATGATAACCGGCG atcgaCTCGGACCCTTCACAAGTGCTCGCAACAGTAGCGCCATAGATCTTTCAGCCTTCCTGCCAAACTCCACAAACACCACAACACCATCATCAGGGGCCAACCACCCCCTTTACTCTAATG ctGTGTTGCCTCTGCTGAGCTTCCTGACTTTGTCCATCCTGAAGTTCGCCTGA